A region of Thermococcus argininiproducens DNA encodes the following proteins:
- a CDS encoding FecCD family ABC transporter permease — protein sequence MRRFLFLFLLASPIFAFFISLFIGAYHMPMVDIINMVLLKSLQLISGVLAKITLGKLYFDVQIPYPSVYQTVLFKIRLPRVLLAMIVGSALAVSGAVLQAIFRNPLVNSYILGISSGAAFGAALAIGLSLGLGVTPLAFAFALLAVFLTTSLAKIGGRITPVSLILAGVIVNAFFSALTSLLKFLMEHEKLASVVYWLMGSFANADWHSVKVAFPIIFAGCIIISLMRWQLNVLSFGEEAKLVGVETEKLKFVFILIISLITAASVAFCGIIGWVGLMIPHMVRMAFGPDHKKLIPLSISLGASFMVLADTLARSIATYEIPIGILTTLLGIPFFAYLLRKTGGGWHA from the coding sequence ATGAGAAGATTTCTCTTTCTTTTTCTTTTAGCCTCTCCAATCTTTGCATTCTTCATAAGCCTGTTTATTGGGGCATATCACATGCCGATGGTTGACATAATAAATATGGTGCTCCTAAAATCTCTCCAACTTATTTCAGGTGTTTTGGCTAAAATAACCCTTGGAAAGCTTTATTTTGATGTTCAAATTCCATATCCAAGCGTTTATCAAACGGTTCTCTTTAAAATAAGACTCCCCCGGGTTCTTTTAGCTATGATTGTTGGCTCAGCTTTAGCAGTCTCTGGAGCAGTTCTGCAGGCAATATTTAGAAATCCCCTTGTCAATAGCTATATTTTAGGGATTTCCTCTGGGGCAGCTTTTGGAGCTGCATTAGCCATAGGACTCTCGTTAGGTTTGGGCGTTACTCCTTTAGCATTTGCTTTTGCTCTGCTTGCAGTGTTTTTGACAACGTCTCTTGCTAAAATAGGTGGAAGAATAACCCCAGTATCACTAATTTTGGCTGGTGTTATAGTTAATGCATTCTTTTCCGCATTAACTTCGCTATTGAAGTTTTTGATGGAGCACGAAAAATTGGCGAGTGTGGTTTACTGGCTTATGGGGAGCTTTGCTAATGCTGATTGGCATTCTGTTAAAGTAGCATTTCCAATTATTTTTGCTGGATGCATTATAATATCTCTAATGCGCTGGCAGTTGAATGTTTTATCCTTTGGAGAGGAGGCTAAGCTTGTTGGAGTTGAGACTGAAAAGTTGAAGTTTGTCTTTATCTTAATCATTTCACTTATAACAGCTGCTTCTGTCGCTTTTTGTGGAATAATTGGATGGGTTGGCTTAATGATTCCTCACATGGTTAGAATGGCTTTTGGACCCGACCATAAGAAGCTAATCCCTCTCTCAATAAGCCTTGGAGCTTCTTTTATGGTTTTAGCAGACACCTTAGCGAGATCAATAGCCACTTATGAGATTCCAATTGGGATATTAACCACATTACTTGGGATACCCTTCTTTGCTTATCTATTGAGAAAGACGGGCGGTGGTTGGCATGCTTAA
- a CDS encoding ABC transporter substrate-binding protein: MKSSKMLLALLVISILAFNSACVQKTPMETASTSTTQEKTTSASHAQTETQEKIVITDFAGRDVTLEKVPERIIVLTGYWTEILHILGLDDKIVGIGKYVPNNPYVPEEVKQKPAVGSSFKGLNWESVASLEPDLIIVDWYGGKYKDKETIEKAEEIGIPVIALTAKSVEDNVKVVELLGKVFGKEEKAEELSNWMESKLEEVNKIASQIPADKKKNVIIINAPKDINGPITVYAKGSAWASIVELVGAHNLAYDKEFDTQWPKLDLEKIIAYWGDKADVIIVTSFSQDTLEKAVNDIKNDPRWREIKAVKEGHVYGILAGSKGFLDWGPRIVVGVYQMGGLIYPEYYPDWEPIYNEILQKFYKIEG; encoded by the coding sequence ATGAAAAGTAGCAAGATGTTGTTGGCGCTGCTTGTAATATCCATCTTAGCATTCAACAGTGCATGTGTCCAAAAGACTCCAATGGAAACAGCCTCCACCTCAACCACCCAAGAAAAGACAACAAGTGCATCTCATGCTCAAACAGAAACTCAAGAAAAAATAGTAATCACAGACTTTGCAGGAAGAGATGTAACTTTAGAGAAAGTTCCAGAACGAATAATTGTTTTAACAGGTTATTGGACCGAGATTCTTCACATACTTGGTTTAGATGATAAAATTGTTGGCATTGGAAAGTACGTTCCAAATAATCCTTATGTCCCTGAGGAGGTTAAGCAAAAGCCAGCAGTGGGGAGTTCATTTAAAGGCCTTAATTGGGAAAGTGTTGCAAGCTTAGAGCCAGATTTAATAATCGTTGACTGGTATGGAGGCAAATACAAGGACAAGGAGACAATTGAGAAAGCAGAAGAAATCGGCATTCCAGTTATAGCATTAACTGCCAAAAGTGTGGAGGATAACGTTAAAGTTGTAGAGCTTTTGGGGAAAGTTTTTGGGAAGGAAGAGAAAGCTGAGGAGCTTTCAAATTGGATGGAGAGCAAGTTGGAAGAAGTGAACAAAATAGCCAGCCAAATTCCAGCGGATAAAAAGAAGAACGTCATTATCATAAATGCTCCCAAAGATATAAACGGCCCAATCACAGTTTATGCAAAAGGGAGTGCTTGGGCAAGCATCGTTGAGCTCGTTGGTGCTCACAACTTAGCCTACGACAAAGAGTTCGACACCCAGTGGCCGAAGCTTGATTTGGAGAAGATAATTGCATACTGGGGAGACAAAGCTGATGTTATAATCGTAACCTCCTTCAGTCAAGATACGCTTGAAAAAGCTGTGAACGACATAAAAAACGACCCAAGATGGAGAGAAATTAAAGCAGTTAAGGAAGGGCATGTTTACGGAATTTTGGCCGGTTCTAAAGGATTCCTAGACTGGGGTCCAAGGATAGTTGTGGGAGTCTACCAAATGGGTGGACTAATTTATCCAGAATACTATCCCGACTGGGAGCCAATCTACAATGAGATACTCCAGAAGTTCTACAAGATAGAGGGGTGA
- the cobN gene encoding cobaltochelatase subunit CobN: MICFILGYGARPLPLLEKILKEEKIDGIVLTEQNCEKELEKVERAEVIFIYAHELPDVVVETIKKNRAKIVSMDSLNNVPQEILVKAKSYYVLGGEENLRNLAKFLANLAGKKREYEEPKEVPMHGIYHPNFGVFESLDEYLEVYDKRPLVGVLFWRSAWLYREFSPIEELIKTLESEGLGVIPVFTYGKESTTGLGKEKSEAVEEFLIKNGKPVIEALVSLISFGTVDLKNLKKLNVPVFAPIRSYYQSLKEWKEREGVDYMTQVYGVIIPEVAGAIEPIFIAGTENIEGYKKGEPYEEHIKYLVKRVKKWIGLRKKPKKDVEIAIVLINPPCKGLEASIAAGMGLNVPESIVRLLHKLKEEGYYVGEELPKNGEELIKMILEKKAISEFRWTSVEEIVKNGGAIDFVSLEDYLEWFNELPEDLREKIVKDWGRPEDVLAGKVDKTLVGMVYDGKFVVPGIKFGNVFITPQPKFGCAGARCDGKVCRILHDPTITPPHQWWAVYRWITRKFNADVMIHFGTHGYLEFRPGKSVGLSPSCVPEASLDDVPHLYVYVVSNPMEGVIAKRRSYATLIDHIYPPMAIAEVLDDLDSLLNQYAKAKSLGDDARRKKIYEQILEKAEENKIKLNNPQNEEETIEEIHRYVELMRGSQINLGLHVFGYPPKEPERLAEYIATAMAYDSYASPSIRRAIAEAIGADYDKIRKNPLETTNGFTNRELLEIFHKIAVKSLERLLNGEGFGVIKEEIEKFGFKVKEKEKLEETVRKALKVAKKIIECKKEHGGFLKGLNGEYVEPGPSGAITRGKFEILPTGRNFYAVDPRTLPTKAAWQIGVETAEKLLEEYKKKHGKYPESIGQVLWSIDGYKADGEQIAQILYLLGVKPIWKGDVVAGLEVIPLETLGRPRIDVLVRISGIVRDTLPNYIYLIDDAIEKVVTLDEPLEMNYIKKHYIEHIKKLIELGKSFEEAQKFARFRVFSAPPGAYGAGVNLAVESSGWQKDEDLAKVWVQWSGYAYGKDAFGIEAHESLVLNLKSVDVINRNHISDEHDLTNCCCYFAYHGGFKTAVDALTGKNVDIIQVDTRDISDTKIVDIKVEIERITRTKLLNDRWIEEMKKHGYRGASEFSKKILHLYGWEATTKLVEDWIFDEIAQKYVLDEEMRRWFEEHNPYAIEEIARHLIEAYERGLWKTSDELIERLMEAYSEIEGFLEEYLGEGEVQGGTIEIYTAEDDEHWSENIEEVDKIWKLVKNA; the protein is encoded by the coding sequence ATGATCTGCTTCATATTGGGTTACGGTGCAAGACCTTTACCTTTGCTTGAGAAAATATTGAAAGAGGAAAAAATCGATGGGATTGTTTTAACAGAACAGAACTGTGAGAAAGAGCTTGAAAAAGTTGAAAGGGCAGAAGTAATTTTCATTTATGCCCACGAACTTCCGGATGTTGTTGTAGAGACGATAAAGAAGAACAGGGCAAAGATTGTTTCAATGGACAGCTTAAACAACGTTCCGCAGGAGATTTTAGTTAAAGCTAAATCCTACTACGTCCTCGGTGGTGAGGAGAATCTAAGGAACTTAGCTAAGTTTTTAGCAAACCTGGCAGGTAAAAAGAGAGAATATGAAGAGCCAAAAGAAGTTCCAATGCATGGGATCTACCACCCAAATTTTGGGGTTTTTGAGAGCTTAGATGAATATTTGGAGGTTTATGATAAGAGACCACTTGTTGGAGTTCTATTCTGGAGGAGTGCTTGGCTTTACAGAGAATTCAGCCCGATTGAGGAGCTCATCAAGACTCTTGAAAGTGAAGGGTTAGGAGTCATTCCAGTGTTTACCTATGGAAAAGAGTCAACAACTGGGCTCGGAAAAGAAAAGAGTGAAGCTGTTGAAGAATTCTTAATAAAAAATGGAAAACCCGTTATTGAGGCACTGGTAAGTTTAATCTCCTTTGGCACCGTTGATTTAAAGAATTTGAAAAAGCTGAACGTCCCAGTATTTGCCCCAATTCGCTCTTATTATCAAAGCCTCAAAGAGTGGAAGGAGAGAGAAGGCGTTGATTACATGACGCAGGTTTATGGGGTGATAATTCCAGAAGTTGCAGGAGCGATTGAACCGATATTTATAGCTGGAACTGAAAACATTGAGGGCTACAAAAAGGGCGAGCCATACGAAGAACACATAAAATACCTCGTCAAAAGAGTGAAGAAGTGGATTGGGCTAAGGAAAAAGCCAAAGAAAGACGTTGAAATAGCGATAGTTTTGATAAATCCGCCTTGTAAGGGACTTGAAGCCAGCATTGCAGCGGGAATGGGATTAAATGTTCCAGAGAGCATAGTTAGACTTCTGCACAAGCTAAAAGAAGAAGGCTACTATGTTGGTGAAGAGCTTCCAAAGAATGGAGAAGAGCTAATAAAAATGATTTTGGAGAAAAAAGCGATAAGCGAGTTTAGATGGACGAGTGTGGAAGAAATCGTCAAAAATGGTGGAGCAATTGACTTCGTGAGCTTGGAGGATTATTTGGAGTGGTTCAATGAGCTTCCCGAGGACTTAAGAGAAAAAATAGTCAAAGATTGGGGAAGACCAGAGGACGTTTTGGCAGGAAAAGTGGACAAAACATTGGTTGGAATGGTTTATGATGGAAAGTTCGTTGTTCCTGGAATAAAGTTTGGAAATGTCTTTATTACTCCACAGCCAAAGTTCGGCTGTGCTGGGGCGAGGTGTGATGGAAAAGTTTGTAGAATCCTCCATGATCCGACTATAACTCCTCCTCACCAGTGGTGGGCTGTCTATAGGTGGATAACGAGGAAGTTTAATGCTGATGTCATGATTCACTTTGGAACTCACGGTTATTTGGAATTTAGACCGGGGAAAAGCGTTGGGCTTTCTCCTTCTTGTGTTCCTGAAGCTTCTTTAGACGATGTTCCCCACTTATACGTTTACGTTGTCTCAAATCCCATGGAGGGTGTCATAGCCAAGAGAAGAAGTTATGCAACGCTAATAGACCACATTTATCCACCAATGGCAATAGCTGAAGTTTTGGATGATTTAGATTCGCTCTTGAATCAATATGCAAAAGCAAAGAGCCTGGGAGATGATGCACGGAGAAAGAAAATTTACGAACAGATTTTGGAGAAAGCTGAGGAGAACAAAATAAAACTAAACAATCCTCAAAATGAGGAGGAAACTATCGAGGAAATCCACCGCTATGTTGAGTTGATGAGAGGTTCTCAAATTAATCTCGGTCTTCATGTCTTTGGATATCCACCAAAAGAACCCGAGAGATTAGCGGAATACATTGCCACGGCAATGGCTTATGATTCTTACGCTTCTCCTTCGATTAGGAGGGCGATAGCTGAGGCAATAGGTGCGGACTACGACAAGATAAGAAAGAACCCCTTGGAGACTACAAATGGATTTACGAACAGAGAATTGTTGGAGATTTTCCACAAGATAGCAGTTAAAAGCTTAGAGCGTTTGCTTAATGGAGAAGGCTTTGGGGTTATTAAGGAAGAAATTGAAAAGTTTGGATTCAAAGTTAAGGAGAAAGAAAAGCTTGAGGAAACGGTTAGAAAAGCCCTTAAAGTTGCTAAGAAAATAATTGAGTGTAAAAAGGAGCATGGGGGATTCTTGAAAGGGCTGAACGGAGAATATGTAGAACCAGGTCCTTCAGGAGCCATAACAAGAGGAAAGTTCGAGATTTTGCCAACGGGAAGGAACTTCTATGCAGTTGATCCAAGAACTTTGCCAACCAAAGCAGCTTGGCAAATTGGAGTTGAAACCGCTGAAAAACTCTTGGAAGAGTATAAGAAGAAGCATGGGAAATATCCCGAAAGCATTGGACAAGTTCTCTGGAGTATAGATGGTTATAAAGCTGATGGCGAACAAATAGCCCAAATTCTCTATTTGCTTGGAGTTAAGCCTATCTGGAAAGGAGATGTAGTTGCTGGGCTTGAAGTAATTCCCCTAGAAACGCTCGGAAGACCAAGGATTGACGTTCTGGTTAGGATAAGTGGAATTGTTAGAGATACTCTGCCAAATTACATATATCTCATCGACGATGCAATAGAAAAAGTTGTTACACTGGATGAACCCTTAGAGATGAACTACATCAAAAAGCATTACATTGAACACATTAAAAAACTGATTGAATTAGGCAAAAGTTTTGAAGAGGCTCAAAAGTTCGCGAGGTTTAGAGTTTTCTCTGCTCCTCCGGGAGCTTATGGAGCTGGTGTAAACTTAGCTGTTGAGTCATCAGGTTGGCAGAAGGATGAAGATTTAGCAAAAGTTTGGGTTCAGTGGAGCGGCTATGCTTATGGAAAAGATGCCTTTGGTATTGAGGCTCACGAATCTTTAGTTTTAAACCTCAAAAGCGTTGACGTAATCAATAGAAACCACATAAGTGACGAGCACGACTTAACGAACTGCTGCTGTTATTTTGCCTATCACGGTGGATTTAAAACAGCGGTAGATGCTCTAACTGGCAAAAACGTGGATATAATCCAAGTCGATACGAGAGACATAAGCGATACTAAAATTGTTGATATTAAGGTAGAGATTGAAAGAATAACAAGGACAAAGCTTCTCAACGACAGATGGATTGAAGAAATGAAAAAGCACGGCTACAGAGGGGCGAGCGAGTTCTCAAAGAAGATTCTTCATCTCTATGGCTGGGAAGCAACAACAAAGCTCGTTGAAGATTGGATTTTTGATGAAATAGCGCAAAAATATGTTCTTGATGAAGAGATGAGGAGATGGTTTGAGGAGCATAATCCCTACGCTATTGAGGAAATTGCAAGGCACTTGATTGAAGCTTATGAGCGCGGCTTATGGAAGACGAGTGATGAGCTCATTGAAAGGCTCATGGAAGCTTACTCTGAAATTGAGGGGTTTTTGGAGGAATACCTTGGTGAAGGGGAAGTTCAAGGTGGAACGATTGAAATCTACACGGCTGAGGATGACGAACACTGGAGTGAAAACATTGAGGAGGTGGATAAAATATGGAAGCTCGTGAAAAACGCTTAA
- a CDS encoding GNAT family N-acetyltransferase, producing the protein MNIRIAKLEDVKGIVEVHCSDIERWIKKDDNREATYEELSIKDRYLHGGPWMSIETCAVHLNNLLLEGQIPIVVETNGKIIGNAEVLISEELINGKMYRIAHLDILEVHKDFRRKGIGREIVNFVEDLAKEKGCDLLTVVPEKSAIGFYAKLGIDNVIYQGYFAEFETSLFSDVNASINLCEFSWEDIKDREMVSGKFQSSYHHWFEAFRNRIAGIDDARYFESGKLRNSYYILEEAVYNNKIVTAYMWGREEDFPLLLNRAKNLGFTKLRTIVEENLIKEFNPKILDKMIILSKHL; encoded by the coding sequence AAAACTTGAAGATGTAAAGGGGATAGTGGAAGTACACTGTTCAGATATTGAAAGGTGGATCAAGAAAGATGATAATAGAGAAGCAACTTATGAAGAACTCAGTATAAAAGACCGCTACCTGCATGGAGGTCCATGGATGAGTATTGAAACCTGCGCTGTTCATTTGAATAATCTTCTTTTAGAGGGGCAAATCCCCATAGTGGTCGAGACAAATGGCAAAATCATTGGAAATGCTGAGGTTTTGATAAGTGAGGAGTTAATAAATGGCAAGATGTATAGAATAGCTCATTTAGATATTTTGGAAGTTCACAAAGATTTTAGAAGAAAAGGAATCGGAAGAGAGATTGTTAACTTTGTTGAAGATCTTGCAAAAGAAAAAGGATGCGATCTTTTAACTGTGGTGCCTGAAAAAAGTGCTATTGGCTTTTATGCAAAATTAGGAATTGATAACGTAATCTATCAGGGTTATTTCGCCGAATTTGAGACTTCCCTTTTTTCAGATGTGAACGCGAGTATCAATTTATGTGAATTTTCTTGGGAAGACATTAAAGACAGAGAGATGGTCTCAGGAAAGTTTCAAAGCTCCTATCATCACTGGTTTGAGGCATTCAGAAATCGAATAGCAGGTATAGATGATGCACGTTACTTTGAAAGCGGGAAGTTAAGAAATTCCTATTATATTCTTGAAGAAGCCGTTTACAATAATAAGATAGTCACTGCATATATGTGGGGTCGGGAAGAAGACTTTCCTCTCTTATTAAACAGGGCAAAAAACCTAGGTTTCACAAAGCTTCGTACAATAGTGGAGGAGAATCTAATAAAAGAATTCAACCCAAAGATTTTGGACAAAATGATTATTCTCTCGAAGCACCTTTGA
- a CDS encoding ATP-binding protein: MEAREKRLIFPFSAIVGQEKAKLALLCVAVNPLIGGVLLKGDKGTGKSTLVRALANVLPEIEVVADCSFNCNPMNPLEMCDSCYERYERGESLPIAKRRMRVVDLPLSVTIDRLVGTIDVERFLREGKKALQPGILAEANRGVLYIDEVNLLDDYIADSLLDAAAMGWNTIEREGISFRHPARFILVGSMNPEEGDLRPQILDRFGLCVEVSAPMNPEERIEIVKRVEEFHEDPISFYKKFESEEKKLTEKIVKAKELLPKVEISDDLLKLLAETVINLGIKTNRAEITTIKTAKAIGALNGRRRVSLEDLEKAMELALPHRLRDKPFQKPPQMKPPKPKDDKEHNHDHKHDHKHEHKKEEKSGSARNQGIGSLEQNFRSIEAKIPRIESKNFDGSEFTGYRSSRDVSITVVNFPKGIPVSYVPSKGEIRDVDFYNSAICAVLNDKKPPIKLEMKDIRVRVRKAKAPTLWVLLLDSSGSMAVKRRISIAKGIAEKLVESGYIKKSKMALIVAKGNQAEIFVSPTKNYWEVLEKIESVPTGGRTPLSSALYNLLLLANRERMKDKSVKVRAFLITDGKASVPLFGKRIKDEIIELAKALRKKGIELNIYDTNGKGINPGISYVPILKDIANAKVCKI; this comes from the coding sequence ATGGAAGCTCGTGAAAAACGCTTAATCTTCCCGTTCTCTGCAATAGTCGGGCAGGAAAAGGCTAAATTAGCCTTGCTCTGTGTAGCGGTTAATCCGCTAATAGGTGGAGTTTTATTGAAAGGAGACAAAGGAACGGGAAAATCAACCCTAGTTAGGGCTTTGGCTAACGTTTTGCCCGAAATTGAAGTTGTGGCAGATTGTTCGTTCAACTGCAATCCAATGAACCCCTTAGAGATGTGCGACAGCTGCTATGAGCGCTATGAAAGAGGTGAAAGCTTACCAATTGCCAAAAGAAGAATGAGAGTTGTTGACTTGCCTTTGAGCGTTACCATAGATAGATTGGTTGGAACAATTGATGTAGAGCGCTTTTTAAGGGAGGGCAAAAAAGCTTTGCAGCCGGGAATATTAGCGGAGGCTAATAGAGGAGTGCTTTACATCGATGAAGTCAACCTCTTAGATGACTACATAGCCGATTCGCTCTTAGATGCTGCAGCAATGGGATGGAACACGATAGAGAGGGAAGGAATCTCATTTAGACATCCAGCCCGCTTCATCTTAGTTGGGAGCATGAACCCAGAGGAAGGGGACTTAAGACCCCAAATTCTCGATAGATTCGGTCTATGTGTTGAAGTTTCAGCACCAATGAATCCCGAGGAGAGAATAGAGATAGTTAAGAGAGTTGAAGAATTCCATGAAGACCCAATAAGCTTCTACAAGAAGTTTGAGAGCGAAGAGAAAAAGCTTACAGAAAAAATTGTTAAAGCGAAGGAGCTTTTGCCTAAAGTTGAAATAAGCGATGATTTGCTAAAGCTTTTAGCTGAGACTGTGATTAATTTAGGTATAAAGACCAACAGAGCTGAAATTACTACAATAAAAACTGCTAAAGCAATAGGCGCTTTAAATGGAAGGAGAAGGGTTTCCCTTGAGGATTTGGAAAAAGCTATGGAATTAGCTTTACCGCACCGCTTGAGGGACAAGCCCTTCCAAAAGCCACCTCAAATGAAGCCCCCAAAGCCTAAAGATGATAAGGAGCACAATCATGATCATAAACACGACCATAAGCATGAGCACAAGAAGGAAGAAAAAAGTGGAAGCGCTCGAAATCAAGGGATCGGAAGTTTAGAGCAAAATTTTCGCTCAATCGAAGCTAAAATCCCAAGGATAGAGAGTAAAAACTTTGATGGAAGCGAATTCACAGGATATCGCTCCTCAAGAGACGTCAGCATTACAGTGGTAAACTTTCCAAAGGGAATTCCCGTCTCTTACGTTCCCTCTAAAGGTGAAATAAGGGATGTTGATTTTTACAACTCGGCTATTTGCGCTGTGTTAAATGACAAAAAACCTCCAATAAAGCTTGAAATGAAAGACATTCGGGTGAGGGTTAGGAAGGCAAAGGCTCCTACGCTCTGGGTTCTTCTCTTAGACTCAAGCGGAAGTATGGCAGTAAAGAGAAGAATAAGCATTGCAAAGGGAATAGCCGAAAAGCTGGTTGAGAGCGGCTACATCAAGAAGTCAAAGATGGCTTTGATAGTTGCGAAAGGCAATCAGGCGGAAATATTCGTCTCACCCACTAAGAACTACTGGGAAGTGCTTGAGAAAATAGAAAGTGTTCCAACTGGAGGAAGGACTCCTCTCAGCTCCGCTTTATACAATCTTTTGCTTTTAGCCAATAGAGAGAGGATGAAAGACAAGTCCGTCAAAGTTAGAGCATTTCTAATAACCGACGGAAAGGCAAGTGTTCCCCTCTTTGGCAAGAGGATTAAGGATGAAATCATTGAGCTTGCAAAGGCGTTGAGAAAGAAGGGCATTGAGCTTAACATTTACGATACAAATGGCAAGGGAATAAACCCGGGGATTTCCTATGTTCCAATTTTGAAGGATATTGCCAATGCTAAAGTTTGCAAGATATAA
- the mobA gene encoding molybdenum cofactor guanylyltransferase MobA, producing MIAAILAGGRSSRFGEEKLLYRVDGKPLITHTIERLVKAENIEEVVVITFKEKEHEFKKLGLKILIDKFKIGPIGGVYTALVELGDVFIAAGDMPNINPEFVDYIIKKFHRSRPMVCVPLWPNGYLEPLHAAYSEEFLPVLENQIKKREYMLGKAIKNARTCYIQIESLPLEWRESLFNINTKRDLKKFKGASRE from the coding sequence ATGATAGCTGCAATTCTTGCTGGAGGCAGATCAAGTCGTTTTGGAGAAGAAAAGCTCCTATACAGAGTGGATGGAAAGCCATTGATTACTCACACAATCGAAAGACTTGTGAAAGCAGAAAACATAGAAGAAGTAGTTGTAATAACGTTCAAAGAGAAAGAACATGAGTTTAAGAAGCTCGGACTTAAAATTCTCATCGACAAATTTAAAATAGGTCCTATCGGAGGTGTCTATACAGCTTTGGTTGAATTAGGAGATGTGTTCATAGCCGCCGGAGACATGCCAAATATAAATCCAGAGTTCGTGGATTACATTATAAAGAAATTCCACAGATCTAGACCTATGGTTTGCGTTCCTTTGTGGCCAAATGGATATCTTGAGCCTCTTCATGCCGCATATTCTGAGGAGTTCTTACCTGTTCTTGAAAACCAGATAAAAAAGAGAGAGTATATGTTGGGAAAAGCCATAAAGAATGCGAGAACATGCTATATCCAAATAGAATCCCTCCCTCTTGAATGGAGAGAGAGTCTTTTCAATATAAACACAAAAAGAGACTTGAAAAAGTTCAAAGGTGCTTCGAGAGAATAA
- a CDS encoding ABC transporter ATP-binding protein codes for MLKVKGLSFSYGDFSVENVCFEVKEGEILTLLGPNGSGKTTILKNVYGLLKPKKKCVFIDSRDFHSLSLKERAKLAGYVPQSHYPPFPYTVLDVVVMGLASQLSVFESPREEHYEKALEKLRLLGMEGFKDRPYTQLSGGQLQLVLIARALVQEPKVLLLDEPTAHLDFKNQVKILGIIKKLAREERITAILTLHDPNLASIYSDKIALVKEGRIRAVGESSEILREEILEEVYGVPIHILEFNGFRVIMPKTEVV; via the coding sequence ATGCTTAAAGTTAAAGGATTATCATTCAGTTATGGCGATTTCAGCGTTGAAAATGTTTGCTTCGAGGTTAAGGAAGGCGAGATTTTAACTTTATTGGGTCCAAACGGTAGTGGAAAAACCACGATTTTGAAGAATGTCTATGGGTTATTAAAGCCAAAGAAAAAGTGCGTCTTCATAGATAGCAGAGATTTTCACTCTTTATCATTAAAGGAGAGGGCTAAGTTAGCTGGTTACGTTCCTCAATCCCATTACCCTCCTTTCCCGTACACAGTTTTAGATGTCGTCGTTATGGGCTTGGCCTCTCAGCTCAGCGTTTTTGAAAGTCCAAGGGAAGAACATTATGAGAAAGCTCTCGAAAAGCTCAGGCTTTTGGGAATGGAGGGTTTTAAAGACAGACCATATACCCAGCTGAGCGGAGGTCAATTACAGTTGGTTTTAATAGCGAGAGCATTAGTCCAAGAGCCAAAAGTCCTTCTTCTTGACGAGCCCACCGCTCATTTAGATTTCAAAAATCAGGTAAAAATCCTTGGGATTATTAAAAAACTCGCAAGAGAAGAGAGAATTACAGCAATTCTGACACTCCATGATCCAAATTTGGCTTCAATTTATTCAGATAAGATAGCTTTGGTTAAAGAAGGAAGGATCAGAGCCGTTGGAGAGTCGAGCGAGATTTTGAGAGAGGAGATACTTGAAGAGGTTTACGGTGTTCCAATTCACATCTTGGAGTTCAATGGATTTAGAGTTATCATGCCAAAAACGGAGGTAGTGTAA